NNNNNNNNNNNNNNNNNNNNNNNNNNNNNNNNNNNNNNNNNNNNNNNNNNNNNNNNNNNNNNNNNNNNNNNNNNNNNNNNNNNNNNNNNNNNNNNNNNNNNNNNNNNNNNNNNNNNNNNNNNNNNNNNNNNNNNNNNNNNNNNNNNNNNNNNNNNNNNNNNNNNNNNNNNNNNNNNNNNNNNNNNNNNNNNNNNNNNNNNNNNNNNNNNNNNNNNNNNNNNNNNNNNNNNNNNNNNNNNNNNNNNNNNNNNNNNNNNNNNNNNNNNNNNNNNNNNNNNNNNNNNNNNNNNNNNNNNNNNNNNNNNNNNNNNNNNNNNNNNNNNNNNNNNNNNNNNNNNNNNNNNNNNNNNNNNNNNNNNNNNNNNNNNNNNNNNNNNNNNNNNNNNNNNNNNNNNNNNNNNNNNNNNNNNNNNNNNNNNNNNNNNNNNNNNNNNNNNNNNNNNNNNNNNNNNNNNNNNNNNNNNNNNNNNNNNNNNNNNNNNNNNNNNNNNNNNNNNNNNNNNNNNNNNNNNNNNNNNNNNNNNNNNNNNNNNNNNNNNNNNNNNNNNNNNNNNNNNNNNNNNNNNNNNNNNNNNNNNNNNNNNNNNNNNNNNNNNNNNNNNNNNNNNNNNNNNAGTAACTTCGTTTTTAGAGCATAACTATCCCCCAAATGGAAACTTACCCTTCCTTTTATAGTTGATTTCCATAAATAGTAACTTTCAGAAAGTCTACTTTTGCATGTCAGTTAGCTCATGTTATTATTAGACTTAACTCATGTTAATAGTAGACTTAACTCATGCTAATAGTAGACTTTACATCTTAGAGTACTTGATCCAACTTTGAAGAACAATCTCAAGAACGAATTTCCAAAAAGTCTACTTTTTTGTGATTTTGTTCATCTAAATGGTAGACATTTCTCATGAAAAAAGTAATTGTGTCTTATGTTAAATGTAGACTTTGTAACTTTCATCTTCAATTATTGATTCAATCTGAAGAACAATTTTGATTTCCAGAAAATCTACATTTTTGTGATTTTGCTCATCGAAATGGTGGACATTTCTCATGAAAATAGTAGTTGTGTCTTATGTTAAATGTAAACTTTGCAACTTTCACCTTCCATTATTGATTCAATCTCAAGAAACTAATTTTGTATTTCCAGAAAGTCTACTTTTTTTGTGATTTTGCTCATCTAAATGGTAGACATTTCTCATGAAAATAGTAGCTGTGTTTTATGTTAAATGTAGACTTTACAACTTTTGCCTTTAATGGATTCAATATCAAGAACCATTTTGATTTCCAGAAAATCTACTTTTTTGTATTTTGCTCATCTAAAAGGTAGACATTTCTTATGAAAATAATAACTGTGTCTTATGTTAAATGTAGACTTGCAAATTTTACATTTCGTTGGTTCAATCTTAAGAACCCTTTTTATTTCCAAAAAGTCTACATTTATGTGATTTTTCTCATCTAAATGGTGGATATTTCTCATGAAAATAGTAGTTGTGTCTTATGTTAAATGTAGACTTTGCAACTTTCACCTTCCATTATTGATTCAATCTCAAGAACAATTTTGATTTCTAGAAAATCTACTTTTTTATGATTTTGCTCATCTAAATGGTAGACATTTCTGTTAAAAAGAGTAGTTGTGTCTTATGTTAAATATAGACTTTGCAACTTTCACCTTCAATAATTGATTTAATCTTAAGAACAATTTTTATTTCCAGAAAGTCTACATTTTATGTGATTTTTCTCATCTAAATGGTAGACATTTCTCATGAAAATAGTAGTTGTGTTTTATGTTAAATGTAGACTTTGCAACTTTCACCTTCCATTATTGATTCAATCTCAAGAACAATTTTGATTTCCAGAAAGTCTACTTTTTGGGGATTTTGCTTATCTAAATGGTAGACATTTCTCATGAAAATAGTGGTTGTGTCTTATATTAAAATATAAACTTTGCAACTTTCACTTTCAATTATTGATTCAATCTCAAGAACAATTTTGATTTCCTGAAAGTCTACTTTTTTGTGATTTTGCTCATCCAAATGGTAGACATTTCTCATGAAAATAGTAGTTGTGTCTTATGTTAAATGTAAACTTTGCAACTTTTGTCTTTAATGAGTTTAATCTCAAGAGAGCATACAAGAAGAATTAGTTTCTTGCAACGAGATCAATTTTAGTAAGAAATTGACATATCGATGAGATAAAAGAGAGAGATCGACGAGACAAAGGTGTTCAAATTGTTTGAGTTAGAGAGAGAGAGATAGAGAGAGAAAAACTAACCCCGTTAGTGAGACAGTGAGAGTTAGTTTGAGATTTAAATTAGATGACCAGTGAAGCATGTAACAAGTTATCATTAATCTAGTTGGACCAATCATAAGCAACCATGTAGTTAAAGTATCCATACCTTAAAGCACACAAATATTTGCCTACTTAAACTTCCCACACTTTTTTTTTAGCCAAAGAAAATTAATAAAGATCCCATCAAAAACAAAACCACTTAAATCCCAAATACCCACACCGTTTGCTTAGTAGAAATCTGATTGCTCCGTTTGCTTAGTAGAAATTTCGAAACCTAATCAGATCCGATGGAAAGCGAAGCAATTAAATCGAACTGGAAAACGCATTAAGGTGAGACGGCAAGGAAGAAGAGGGAAGATCGGACTCGGAGATGGCGCAGAGGGGTGAGTTGGCTTCTGAAGAGGTGGAGCTTTCGATCAGTCAGATCCTTGGGAAGATCGACCGGTTCATTGAGATGGTAAGCGTTTTGGTTTCTTTGTGGATCTGTGATTTTGATGTGCATTAAGTTTCTTTGTGGAGGCTTTTTCGTAGATTGCAGAGCTGCTTGATTCAGGGAAGGTGACGTTTAAGAAGATCGGTGATGAGTATGAGGTGAGTTTCGAAAAAGATCAGTGCCCGGAAGGTGTTTGTGTTAATGCCTGAGTGGAATTTTTGTGTGCTTGAGGGAGGAAGGCCTTGAGGTATTCTTCTTGAGCAATTGACCCATATTGTATTCTGAAAAGATACCAAATACAAGCAACTGTCTTTGCATATTTTGCACTTTGGTTACACACGCCATAAGGCAAGTAAAGTGTGCTTATTTGATTTTCTTGCAAGCCAGACAAGTTATCTCAGATATCTAAATCTATGAATCATTCGGAGTTTCTTAGTTCTTACCACAACATTAGCATGATGACATATTATATGCAATCAATCTCTTAAACTCAGGAAGTTACTTGTCTATATATGGTGCCATGGTGGTAAAGTTTTGAAGTTAAAACTAAGTTTTATTTGCCTATTTATTTTCCATATATAAAGTGTACATCTTTCTTTCCGTTTCATTTTGGATTTTGGAGGATTGAGAATTTGAGATGGTTGAGTAGCAAGTTTAAAAACATGAAGCTGGAGCCTGCATCATATACAGCCATGCACCTCTAAATCCCAAGTAGGCTACTACGTATATATACCAACCTGTCCATTTCTTCACTTTCCACAAGATACTGGTAATTATGAGTTTTTTCCTGAAAGCAAGTATGGTTTTATTTTTAAACAAGCGTATGTAGTTCTCTTAGCTATACCTGTACCCTCAGATTAAGCTGATCTGTCTGGTATGGCTGGGCTAGATGTTCCTGGCCCTGAGTTTAAATTCCAAGGTTTGGCAAATAGCAACACAAGTGTGTCATCAGAGTCTAATCCCATATATGTACGGATGTACAAGTATATATGCAACTGTCAAAACCAGAGACAATATTGTAGTCCAAATAGGGTCGATCAAATATAATTTCAGACTTTGCATCTGGAAGATTTCCAAAATTTGAATGGCTAGGTGTATTTGCATTATAGCTACAAGATAGAGATATCTGTATTATATCAAATTATTAAAATTATAAACCAGTTGGCATATTCCTTGATTAGATTAGAGGGGTTACAACTTAAGCCAATGGTTTTTGGTGTGCTTGAGGGAGGCTTTCTGATTGTGTATTACCAATTTGTATTCCCAAGTTCAAGTTAGTGCCTTATTGAGCAATTTGTATCTATGCTTCCTGTAATTGTTTGTGTTCATTTTAGTTTGATATTTGCTTTGCTGAATGATCTTAATTTAGCTAGTTTGGGTGTTGTAGATGATTCATGTCCATCTCTTGGTTGATGACTCTGTACTTGAAGGTCTTATGATTACCGCAAAGCAGGTATTACTTTTTCCGTAAAAATAAAAATGAGTTTTGATTCTAGGGTGATAGAAAAAAATTTGATCTTTCATCTGCCAAAACAGAATTCCTACATGGGTGTTCATTATAGGTTAGGGTGGCTAGGAACTGGCATGAATTATTGCTTTTATAGGGTAAAGAACTTAAATGTATTAAGCAACCCCAATTTTGGATTGAGTTATCAAATTGATAATCAGAAACTTGGTGACTAAAGAGAGGTTCTGATTTAGGAACAACTGAACAAGACTAAAAGAAACAGAGCAAAAGTTGGTAGGAACAAATTCAGATGTGTATTGGGAGTGTGTGTGTGTGTGTGTGTGTGTGTATTTAAAGTGTAAAACTTATGTGTATCTCATACTATTTTGCACAATTTTGACATAGGATGGCTCATGGCAGTTCAAGGGAGACCTCTTTGGAGAATCATACTGTCGACCACAAGCTCTTCAAGGGAGACCTCTTTGGAGAAGCATATTGAAATGAACATAACTGGCCTAAATTCAATGTTGTAGCATAGGTAATTAACTTCAATGTGCTTTAAGTTCTATTTGGTCATTTGCTTACTAGCTTGATGTAATGAGTTATATTAATACATTCTGAATCGTTACTTTGTAAATGACATTAGTTATATTAATGGTAATTTGAATATGACATTTGAGTAAGAAGATTTTTTTTTTTTATTTGAACATACCTTATTTACGGCTTGCAGTGTGCACATTAAAAGAGGGTCGTAAATTACTTAAATGACATTTATGGAATTATTTTTACGGCGTGTTAATTGTTTTTTTATGACGCATTTTTGCACGTCGTAAAAGATATTAGTCTTTTACGGCCTGGGTTTTTACTGCCTACTTTTGTATGCCGTAAAAAGGTTTTTACGGCTTGCATTGCGGGCCGTAAAAGCTCATTTTTGGCGTAGTGAGTCTTATGTTTGGAGAAAATACTGTTCCGAATCGCGCTCATCCGTTCCTTATAATTCCTCTTAATATGAGTCTTGAAGGCATCTTTTAGTTCTTCTTCAGAACAATCAAATTGGAACTTCTTATTCCTTCAGTGTTTATACAACTTGTCGAAGTCCTTTTGTGGATACTCTTTCCAAGTTACGAATGGGCCTTTTATCTCTGTTTTGAAGATTGGCCAAATACTTCGTGTTGCATCAGTAGTTATAATCCTAGACATTGTCAACGTAATAAATTTCGTAAGAAAGACAGATGCACCATTAATAATGGAGAGATAGTGCATTTCAATTAAATTTGCTTTTTTTTTTTGTCTCTAACAGTTCGGTAAGGAGTCAGAAACTTAAATGATGTAGCAAGCTAACTGATCACCTAACCATAGAATAGAAAACATGTATGATTATGACTGAAAATTCATTTTAAGGGCCAAAAGATATATGAAGCAAACAAAAATATGAACTGAAATACTGAATAGAAACGCAAAAACATGAACAAAAAATGCAAACACTTGTGATATGTATAGTGTGATCAATTCATGTGAAAAAGAAATATCTTCCATGCAAGATAGTCATATCACATAACTCTGGTCATTCTTCATATCTACATAGTGTGATCAATTCATGTAAAAAGAACATGTCTTCCATGCTAGATTGTCATATAACATACCTCTTCTAATTCATTAAACCGCCCATTACAAATTATTTGATTTATGCAATGGTGTGATTCTACATCGGATACCTATTCCACTTCTAACAATTCACCTACATGCCTCTTTCGAAAAACCTATGCATTCTTACCATAGCCAATGCTTGGCTTCTTGTTAATCCAGTATATGGTGCTCGAATGGGATGAGCTAGTGGGATATATGTTTCACAATATATTCCTTTTCTAGCTAGATGAAGCCTAAGGGAAAAAAAATGATAAAGGTTTACGATTTCTTCCATTCTTGGATATCTGATACCATATAAAGTTGTGTTAAGAATGTCATTCATAGAACTACATGTACATTATCATGTTTTAGCTTTCTGGAGAAATCAGTAGTTAATTCTTATGAACCTACTAATATGTGTTTATGTTCTAAAGTAAATGATTTGTCTCAGCTAAGATAATGTGGTACTTGTTCTACAGGCAAGGAGAAGCGTTATGCTCTGAAGGGTCTCGTAAGGCTTCAAGGAGTGGTTTAGAAAGATTGAGAAGGCAGCTCCACATGTCCACCCTATTAAGAAGAGCGATTCTCACAATCAAAGAAGCTCCAACCAGTAATACAGTGCGGTAGAAGCTTCATCCGTAGGTACCTTTTTAAATCTATTGTAGATATTTGTTCTCCCAATTTTGGTCTGCATTTACTAAAGCGTACATAATGTTAACTTTAAAAGAATAATTCGTTGATGTTCATAATGTGGAAAGTATATAAATATATAAATATATAATTCTATTGAATATATTCACTGATAACAAGTATACATCTGTCAGTAATCGAAAAAAAAATGTACACATGTCTGATACTAATTGACGTGTACTTAACATTGTGACTGCAGTGCGGGAGTTGGTGTGCATTATACATACCGTGGCTGTGTTAGATTATTTGAGAAGCACCAGACTTACAGAGTTACAGAGGTATCACTATTCATGTTCTTATTCTTTCAATTCCTCTTGACATAGATTGATGTTTACACATTTTCATTTATAGAGATGTCGGTTGATAAATCATGGATGATGCTCGGACTGTCTGATCTTAAGTATTTTGAAAGAGTCACAGATTTCATAGAATATGCTACTAGCCATGTAAAAGACAGCGATGGAATAATATATTGTTCATGTCGAGATTGTTTAAATGGAGATAGACTAGCACCAACAACATTACACCAACATCTTCTGTATAGAGTTTTTATGCCGGACTACACAGTATGGCGAAAACATGAGGAGAATGAAGACACTGATGATAGTGACGATACAGATAGTCGGAATCATAGTGAGGAAAGTGCGGCTCCCCACTTTGATCAGTGTGATGATATGCAAGAACTTATAGAAGAACTTATCCAACAAGATCCGAATGATAATGTGCAGAAGTTTTACAAGTTGTTGGATAAATCAAATGTGTCATTGTATCTCGGGTGCGAGAAATATTCCAACTTGTCCTTTGTTGTTAATTTGATGCACATCAAGAGTGATGGAAATATGAACAACAAAGGGTTTGTCCAGTTATTGGAATTGTTGGAAAATTCATTTCCCATGCGTGAAAAATTGCTGACAACATAGAATGGAGCGAAGAAGATTGTAAAAGAGCTCGGGCTTCATTATGAGATGATTGAGGCGTGCAAAAATGATTGTGTAATATATTACAACAAGTTTACAGATGCAGAGAAATGTCCCAAGTGCAAGCTTCCAAGGTGGAAGCCACAACACACCACAATGAAAGT
Above is a window of Fragaria vesca subsp. vesca linkage group LG7, FraVesHawaii_1.0, whole genome shotgun sequence DNA encoding:
- the LOC101296232 gene encoding uncharacterized protein LOC101296232 isoform 1; protein product: MAQRGELASEEVELSISQILGKIDRFIEMIAELLDSGKVTFKKIGDEYEMIHVHLLVDDSVLEGLMITAKQDGSWQFKGDLFGESYCRPQALQGRPLWRSILK
- the LOC101315100 gene encoding uncharacterized protein LOC101315100 codes for the protein MSVDKSWMMLGLSDLKYFERVTDFIEYATSHVKDSDGIIYCSCRDCLNGDRLAPTTLHQHLLYRVFMPDYTVWRKHEENEDTDDSDDTDSRNHSEESAAPHFDQCDDMQELIEELIQQDPNDNVQKFYKLLDKSNVSLYLGCEKYSNLSFVVNLMHIKSDGNMNNKGFVQLLELLENSFPMREKLLTT